A stretch of the Vitis vinifera cultivar Pinot Noir 40024 chromosome 16, ASM3070453v1 genome encodes the following:
- the LOC100256698 gene encoding protein PSK SIMULATOR 1, which produces MALETWLIKVKTAISHSFDAVRTTTPTTKLVVKKSSVGVLAFEIAGLMSKLLHLWQSLSDKSIIRVRNDAISLEGVRKIVSNDEAFLLGLACAEMVENLRHVAKSFSRISKRCEDLNLRSFERLFDEFANSGYDPHGWVLGWKEVEGKNKKMDRYVTTTANLYREMDELSIMENGLRKLLQSTDHDASIKEQKVIDLEQKIFWQRQEVKYLKDRSLWNRSFDTVTSMLARSIFTVLARIKLVFGIGHGYPASLPRSLSASATVHPSENPSSCNFVSGPLKSPRLEEKKDHHAHTFFDLNSKLLKPPPTTLGATALALHYANLIIVIEKMIKSPQLVGVDARDDVYGMLPDSIRSSLRARLKGVGFSASDPVLAGEWKDALGRILAWLSPLAHNMIKWQSERSFEQQNLVQKTNVLLLQTLYFANKEKTEAAITELLVGLNYIWRFEREMNAKALFECSNINGSLSNLQNSS; this is translated from the coding sequence ATGGCTCTAGAAACATGGCTCATCAAAGTCAAGACCGCCATATCCCACAGTTTTGATGCAGTCCGAACTACAACACCCACCACCAAACTGGTGGTGAAAAAGTCCAGTGTTGGAGTCCTAGCCTTCGAGATTGCTGGCCTCATGTCCAAGCTCCTCCATCTCTGGCAATCTCTCTCTGATAAAAGCATAATTCGGGTCCGCAACGACGCTATATCTCTTGAAGGAGTTCGTAAAATCGTGTCCAATGACGAGGCCTTCCTTCTCGGCCTTGCATGCGCGGAAATGGTGGAGAATCTCAGGCATGTTGCCAAGTCCTTCTCCAGAATTAGCAAGCGGTGCGAGGATTTGAATCTCCGATCCTTCGAGCGTTTGTTTGACGAGTTTGCAAACTCGGGTTACGATCCTCATGGGTGGGTGTTGGGCTGGAAGGAGGTGGAAGGGAAGAACAAGAAAATGGATCGGTACGTGACCACCACGGCCAACCTTTATAGGGAGATGGACGAGCTCTCGATAATGGAGAATGGGTTGAGGAAGCTCTTACAGAGTACCGACCATGACGCTTCGATCAAAGAGCAAAAGGTGATTGATCTAGAGCAGAAGATTTTCTGGCAGAGACAGGAGGTAAAGTACCTAAAAGACAGATCTCTCTGGAACAGAAGCTTCGACACAGTTACTTCAATGCTGGCTCGATCAATCTTCACAGTTCTAGCAAGAATCAAGCTTGTTTTCGGAATCGGCCATGGATATCCAGCTTCTCTCCCTCGAAGTCTCTCAGCTTCTGCCACTGTCCACCCCTCTGAAAACCCTAGTTCCTGCAACTTCGTCTCCGGGCCATTGAAAAGCCCCAGactagaagaaaagaaagaccaCCATGCTCATACTTTCTTCGACCTGAATTCCAAGCTCCTAAAGCCACCTCCAACCACCTTAGGCGCCACTGCTCTAGCCTTACACTATGCCAACTTGATCATAGTGATAGAAAAGATGATAAAATCTCCTCAATTGGTGGGGGTGGATGCGCGGGACGATGTGTATGGCATGCTGCCGGATAGTATAAGATCATCCTTGAGGGCTAGATTGAAAGGAGTAGGGTTTTCGGCGAGTGATCCGGTGCTGGCCGGAGAGTGGAAGGATGCTTTGGGGAGGATTTTGGCGTGGTTGTCGCCATTAGCACATAACATGATAAAATGGCAAAGTGAAAGGAGCTTTGAGCAGCAGAATTTGGTGCAGAAGACCAATGTCCTTCTACTGCAGACACTGTACTTTGCAAATAAAGAGAAGACCGAAGCTGCCATAACTGAGCTGCTAGTGGGGCTCAACTACATTTGGAGGTTTGAGAGAGAGATGAACGCTAAGGCCTTGTTTGAATGCTCCAACATCAATGGGTCATTGTCGAATTTGCAGAATTCCAGCTGA